NNNNNNNNNNNNNNNNNNNNNNNNNNNNNNNNNNNNNNNNNNNNNNNNNNNNNNNNNNNNNNNNNNNNNNNNNNNNNNNNNNNNNNNNNNNNNNNNNNNNNNNNNNNNNNNNNNNNNNNNNNNNNNNNNNNNNNNNNNNNNNNNNNNNNNNNNNNNNNNNNNNNNNNNNNNNNNNNNNNNNNNNNNNNNNNNNNNNNNNNNNNNNNNNNNNNNNNNNNNNNNNNNNNNNNNNNNNNNNNNNNNNNNNNNNNNNNNNNNNNNNNNNNNNNNNNNNNNNNNNNNNNNNNNNNNNNNNNNNNNNNNNNNNNNNNNNNNNNNNNNNNNNNNNNNNNNNNNNNNNNNNNNNNNNNNNNNNNNNNNNNNNNNNNNNNNNNNNNNNNNNNNNNNNNNNNNNNNNNNNNNNNNNNNNNNNNNNNNNNNNNNNNNNNNNNNNNNNNNNNNNNNNNNNNNNNNNNNNNNNNNNNNNNNNNNNNNNNNNNNNNNNNNNNNNNNNNNNNNNNNNNNNNNNNNNNNNNNNNNNNNNNNNNNNNNNNNNNNNNNNNNNNNNNNNNNNNNNNNNNNNNNNNNNNNNNNNNNNNNNNNNNNNNNNNNNNNNNNNNNNNNNNNNNNNNNNNNNNNNNNNNNNNNNNNNNNNNNNNNNNNNNNNNNNNNNNNNNNNNNNNNNNNNNNNNNNNNNNNNNNNNNNNNNNNNNNNNNNNNNNNNNNNNNNNNNNNNNNNNNNNNNNNNNNNNNNNNNNNNNNNNNNNNNNNNNNNNNNNNNNNNNNNNNNNNNNNNNNNNNNNNNNNNNNNNNNNNNNNNNNNNNNNNNNNNNNNNNNNNNNNNNNNNNNNNNNNNNNNNNNNNNNNNNNNNNNNNNNNNNNNNNNNNNNNNNNNNNNNNNNNNNNNNNNNNNNNNNNNNNNNNNNNNNNNNNNNNNNNNNNNNNNNNNNNNNNNNNNNNNNNNNNNNNNNNNNNNNNNNNNNNNNNNNNNNNNNNNNNNNNNNNNNNNNNNNNNNNNNNNNNNNNNNNNNNNNNNNNNNNNNNNNNNNNNNNNNNNNNNNNNNNNNNNNNNNNNNNNNNNNNNNNNNNNNNNNNNNNNNNNNNNNNNNNNNNNNNNNNNNNNNNNNNNNNNNNNNNNNNNNNNNNNNNNNNNNNNNNNNNNNNNNNNNNNNNNNNNNNNNNNNNNNNNNNNNNNNNNNNNNNNNNNNNNNNNNNNNNNNNNNNNNNNNNNNNNNNNNNNNNNNNNNNNNNNNNNNNNNNNNNNNNNNNNNNNNNNNNNNNNNNNNNNNNNNNNNNNNNNNNNNNNNNNNNNNNNNNNNNNNNNNNNNNNNNNNNNNNNNNNNNNNNNNNNNNNNNNNNNNNNNNNNNNNNNNNNNNNNNNNNNNNNNNNNNNNNNNNNNNNNNNNNNNNNNNNNNNNNNNNNNNNNNNNNNNNNNNNNNNNNNNNNNNNNNNNNNNNNNNNNNNNNNNNNNNNNNNNNNNNNNNNNNNNNNNNNNNNNNNNNNNNNNNNNNNNNNNNNNNNNNNNNNNNNNNNNNNNNNNNNNNNNNNNNNNNNNNNNNNNNNNNNNNNNNNNNNNNNNNNNNNNNNNNNNNNNNNNNNNNNNNNNNNNNNNNNNNNNNNNNNNNNNNNNNNNNNNNNNNNNNNNNNNNNNNNNNNNNNNNNNNNNNNNNNNNNNNNNNNNNNNNNNNNNNNNNNtttatgtattattttgagagagagtgagtgaatgtgtgtgtacgccatctaacggcaaagttttatatGTGAAATGTAAACAAACCATGTAGGGCCACgtggatcctcctcaatacatagagttcagcgcaccatatatatattNNNNNNNNNNNNNNNNNNNNNNNNNNNNNNNNNNNNNNGTGTCATGGATATCCCAGTGTCCAGTTTGAAAGTCCACCCAGaacccattttcttccattgCTGTTGGTTATTCTTACAGTtaagtattttttatgaaatttattaattgtatttgtaataatatagttaatgattttggaagaagtataatttaaaataaccaagattattttaagaaatttacttAAATTCTAAATNNNNNNNNNNNNNNNNNNNNNNNNNNNNNNNNNNNNNNNNNNNNNNNNNNNNNNNNNNNNNNNNNNNNNNNNNNNNNNNNNNNNNNNNNNNNNNNNNNNNNNNNNNNNNNNNNNNNNNNNNNNNNNNNNNNNNNNNNNNNNNNNNNNNNNNNNNNNNNNNNNNNNNNNNNNNNNNNNNNNNNNNNNNNNNNNNNNNNNNNNNNNNNNNNNNNNNNNNNNNNNNNNNNNNNNNNNNNNNNNNNNNNNNNNNGTTTACNNNNNNNNNNNNNNNNNNNNNNNNNNNNNNNNNNNNNNNNNNNNNNNNNNNNNNNNNNNNNNNNNNNNNNNNNNNNNNNNNNNNNNNNNNNNNNNNNNNNNNNNNNNNNNNNNNNNNNNNNNNNNNNNNNNNNNNNNNNNNNNNNNNNNNNNNNNNNNNNNNNNNNNNNNCTGCATTAATTAGATTCTACTGTTGAGGCGTTTATAATAATCGGATCACATGGTATATTTCTTGCATAACAATCTGACATGTTGAATCTTTCGAAACTCTTTTCTGCATAATTGATTCACCTCAATGTGATTTTTAACGGTAACAAATGACATTCCAAGAAACCAGTTTAGTTTATTGCTGGCAATAATTAAGTCATCCACCCATAAGAGCACAACAATATCACTTATTATGAATTACTATCACTATTCCACATCCTGCCACTTCTGGAGATGAAATAGCTCTTGGTAAGTGGCTGGTAGTGGGATATGAGTGGCTGGTAGTGGATATGTGACTCTCAGTAGCAATGATATATATACCTGTTATCTGTCACACTGGAGATACTGTCGTCCAGTTCATCAATAGTCATCTAATCTTCAGGGTTTACGTCTTTCTCGAGTTGgatatcttctttcttcacttgtgTTACCTGgtggtttgttttgattttcttgaaGTGATTTTTGCTGAAGTCTAGTCTCCACCAAGATGTCATTTCATCTGAGGATTGCTCATCCTTTGGTGGTTCAGCTACATTGGGGAAGTTTTCCATGAACTTATCACATCTAATTTTCTTTACTATTAGAGATTCTAGGAAGTAAATCAAGTAAGTTGGGCTCTGGTTATCATAGCCTGCAAATATTCCTTCCTTACTCCTGGAATCAAGTTTCTGCTTCTCTTATTCATATGCAAAACATCTTAACCAAAAATATTCATTTGACTGATATTTGGCCGTCTTTCGGTAAGCATTTCTACCGGTGTCTTCTAAATTCTCGGGCCTAGGACCTATTCCTGATGTAACAAGCAGCATTCACAGTATAACCCCACATATCTTTAGGTAATTTGGACTCAATCGGTAAACATTGAGCCTTGTCAATAATTGATTTGTGTGGTCTCTCAGCTGTTCCATTTTGATGTGGAGAGTAGGGTGCAGAAAACTCTTGTTTAATCTTATTCTCTATAGGAAGTATTCTGAATTCCTGATTTGTAAATTCTGTTCCGTGGTCACATCTTAGTCTTTTCATATTGCCATATGGGTGATGTTTCTGCAAGATATCTCTTCAAAGTATACACTGNNNNNNNNNNNNNNNNNNNNNNNNNNNNNNNNNNNNNNNNNNNNNNNNNNNNNNNNNNNNNNNNNNNNNNNNNNNNNNNNNNNNNNNNNNNNNNNNNNNNNNNNCCTACCACATCACAGTGTACTAAATCCAAAGGCTGTTTATCCTTTTTGACagtctttctatttctatactgtGTGATCTTACCAAGAACACATGTGATACAgccaaacttctctttattcaaaATGTGCATTCcagttgtttcatttttttgcacAGCCACTTTGCAGTGTCCTAGGATTTTATGCCATTCCCCTAGGGTGTTGAGTTTCTCCATTTGAGAGTTTGTTTGGCTTATCTCTACGCAATAGaacaatttgttttttctctattatgttgAGTATCGTGACATCCTTGGTAGTTAGTGGGCTGCCATTAGGTGAAAAAGTAATGTTGTGTCCACTCTTAATGGCNNNNNNNNNNNNNNNNNNNNNNNNNNNNNNNNNNNNNNNNNNNNNNNNNNNNNNNNNNNNNNNNNNNNNNNNNNNNNNNNNNNNNNNNNNNNNNNNNNNNNNNNNNNNNNNNNNNNNNNNNNNNNNNNNNNNNNNNNNNNNNNNNNNNNNNNNNNNNNNNNNNNNNNNNNNNNNNNNNNNNNNNNNNNNNNNNNNNNNNNNNNNNNNNNNNNNNNNNNNNNNNNNNNNNNNNNNNNNNNNNNNNNNNNNNNNNNNNNNNNNNNNNNNNNNNNNNNNNNNNNNNNNNNNNNNNNNNNNNNNNNNNNNNNNNNNNNNNNNNNNNNNNNNNNNNNNNNNNNNNNNNNNNNNNNNNNNNNNNNNNNNNNNNNNNNNNNNNNNNNNNNNNNNNNNNNNNNNNNNNNNNNNNNNNNNNNNNNNNNNNNNNNNNNNNNNNNNNNNNNNNNNNNNNNNNNNNNNNNNNNNNNNNNNNNNNNNNNNNNNNGAGGTTTGTTTACGCTTTTAAACTCACTACCTTTATAGCATTTTGTTGCAAAATGGCCTGGTTCATCATGCTTAAAGCATCTCTTCTGTTTAACTGTGGTGATCTTCGTGACTCAATAAGGCTGTCTTTAATCCAATATAATCGTATGGAGGGTCGCGTTGATTTGCCA
This Penaeus monodon isolate SGIC_2016 chromosome 19, NSTDA_Pmon_1, whole genome shotgun sequence DNA region includes the following protein-coding sequences:
- the LOC119585366 gene encoding uncharacterized protein LOC119585366, translated to MEKLNTLGEWHKILGHCKVAVQKNETTGMHILNKEKFGCITCVLGKITQYRNRKTVKKDKQPLDLVHCDVKHHPYGNMKRLRCDHGTEFTNQEFRILPIENKIKQEFSAPYSPHQNGTAERPHKSIIDKAQCLPIESKLPKDMWGYTVNAACYIRNRSKEGIFAGYDNQSPTYLIYFLESLIVKKIRCDKFMENFPNVAEPPKDEQSSDEMTSWWRLDFSKNHFKKIKTNHQVTQVKKEDIQLEKDVNPED